A portion of the Melitaea cinxia chromosome 1, ilMelCinx1.1, whole genome shotgun sequence genome contains these proteins:
- the LOC123657583 gene encoding voltage-dependent calcium channel subunit alpha-2/delta-3 has product MCYRTGIFVLLLLLLSLDSRDCSASIQYDVANKISFNTVQAWAVKLGTELYHFGEFITRKKEVQDSFKSAQIEPRDGEKLVQSMADDIRAMMELKISAVKRIVEAAENMAFDKQNEPVPEDFQFYNSKEMEDLYADQSLTTTPEPEFTMENWIIRPPSKNAYLLQNPHFSNIPVNINISSVHVPTNVYTWAPEVIKGIHWSEGLDTHFINNYQSDPTLSWQYFGSSTGFMRHYPAMKWRADPVDIYDCRTRAWYMEAAASPKDVVILVDRSGSMTGQRRDIAKHVVTNILDTLGNNDFVSVMTFADTVEEIVPCFEDSLVQATLANLRELKLALDNFETMEIANFSAALTRAFELLEIYRNNSGGANCNQAIMLVTDGVPYNYKELFERFNWKYDTPVRVFTYLIGREVKVADVREVKWMACANRGFYVHLSTLAEVRERVLEHVNVLARPLVLQREKHPVVWTPVYANVTDPKVADYLWEQRERAEQKERFMSQRRDKALFNSEKEQNRRWKITQMKQGQYSELGNSQYQLMTSVSMPVYDLRHNENITENVLINEAYWVSVTKESVEENGQKEMRIARLLGVAGTDVPLSEIQALMTPYKIGVNGYAFIVTNNGYILIHPDLRPVFQQILKPSYNSVDMIEVELFDDERSPRNFSKELTALRKEIIDQKTGNKIVNIKYHMEDMKRVSRGKRHYFWTGISDSPFTLVVSIPENYGRHRITPPPTDDIHRITLTSKNISARQYLSDKWSIHPDWLYCRHYERTFSSPEEELLYFLERVAKPGWRWPAKPRPPEHHKNKGHERHGEGTEARERNKSPNIAQRNEYYCDHGLMQALVYDARNTAWFNKSISDSASDDKAAEFIQRFGYIVAFLATHSGLTRWQTHPPKDRDDKPEFGKQWPRAIDEVWYRRAVEQHYVDPLSFVYSVDLSTEKFPLNVSSAMVTAAHAVFHGDGHKKTPAAVVGFQFKHERLSEWFENITSSCEHNKECVTCLSDNWDCFLVDSNGWIVVSKDTSQTGQFFGKVRPDIMMKLVEDEIFKPIHIIDYQAVCFREKKVTNPANSLLTPLENLRLIMAWFLATTVWIYNSIGVGLAQASSYSFDYEFLTPTVAYQNYENDEDTDDPSMSKPPTRMLERDFEKLVLINRTRPTPCDREMYLYQMDYKNLDEKLNKPVHECDRPFYAQLVNYTNMLLVVVDAMCAKVEVPIFSIDATEVQYNESLPCLKHMHPFYRKQPNSCIRNHTEESNIDMCGRGSLQQKNILWIPLGIILFIQYY; this is encoded by the exons ATGTGTTACCGTACTGGTATTTTCGTATTACTACTTCTGTTATTATCCTTGGATTCCAGGGATTGTTCTGCTAGTATACAGTATGATGTCGCAAATAAAATATCGTTTAACAC CGTACAAGCATGGGCTGTTAAGCTCGGAACAGAATTATATCATTTCGGTGAATTTATTACTAGAAAGAAGGAAGTTCAAGAC AGCTTTAAATCGGCTCAAATTGAACCAAGAGATGGGGAAAAGTTAGTTCAGAGTATGGCAGACGATATACGAGCGATGATGGAACTTAAAATAAGTGCTGTTAAACGAATTGTCGAAGCAGCGGAGAATATGGCATTTGATAAACAAAATGAACCTGTACCTgaagattttcaattttataacagtaaagAAATGGAAGATCTTTATGCAGATCAATCGCTGACAACGACACCAGAACCAGAATTTACTATGGAAAACTGGATAATACGACCCCCTTCTAAAAATGCTTATCTGCTACAAAATCCTCACTTTTCTAATATACCTGTCAATATAAACATCAGTAGCGTACACGTCCCAACAAACGTATACACTTGGG CACCCGAAGTTATTAAAGGTATTCACTGGTCAGAGGGCTTAGACAcgcattttattaataactatcaAAGTGACCCTACATTATCATGGCAGTATTTCGGCAGTTCAACAGGCTTCATGAGACACTATCCcg CAATGAAATGGCGCGCAGATCCAGTAGATATATATGATTGTCGCACGAGAGCGTGGTATATGGAGGCAGCTGCTAGTCCCAAAGACGTTGTAATTTTAGTAGATCGGAGTGGATCGATGACTGGTCAAAGAAGAGACATAGCCAAGCACGTTGTCACTAATATTTTAGATACACTTGGGAATAACGATTTTGTGAGCGTAATGACTTTCGCTGATACTGTAGAAGAAATAGTTCCATGTTTTGAGGACTCCCTAGTTCAA gCAACTTTAGCAAACTTACGAGAACTAAAATTAGCATTAGACAATTTTGAAACAATGGAAATAGCAAATTTCTCAGCAGCATTAACAAGAGCCTTTgaacttttagaaatttatagaAACAACAGTGGTGGAGCGAACTGCAACCAG gcAATAATGCTTGTCACTGACGGTGTGCCATATAACTACAAGGAGCTATTCGAAAGATTCAACTGGAAGTACGACACTCCAGTGCGGGTGTTCACTTATCTGATAGGTCGCGAGGTAAAG GTGGCGGACGTCAGGGAGGTTAAATGGATGGCCTGCGCAAACAGAGGATTTTACGTGCATTTGAGTACCTTGGCGGAAGTTCGCGAGAGAGTACTGGAGCATGTTAACGTATTGGCGAGGCCGTTAGTGCTGCAGCGAGAAAAGCATCCTGTTGTTTGGACTCCTGTATATGCTAATGttacg GATCCAAAAGTAGCGGACTATTTATGGGAGCAACGAGAAAGAGCCGAGCAAAAAGAGAGATTTATGAGCCAACGGCGAGATAAGGCACTCTTTAATTCAGAGAAGGAACAAAACAGAAGATGGAAAATCACTCAG ATGAAACAGGGTCAATATAGTGAACTTGGAAATTCTCAGTACCAACTGATGACGTCAGTATCCATGCCTGTTTACGATTTACGGCACAATGAG AACATCACAGAGAATGTACTGATAAATGAAGCTTACTGGGTATCAGTTACAAAAGAG TCCGTAGAGGAGAACGGCCAGAAGGAG ATGCGAATAGCCAGATTACTGGGAGTGGCTGGTACTGACGTTCCACTTTCAGAAATTCAAGCTTTAATGACTCCATATaag ATCGGCGTCAACGGCTACGCGTTTATCGTCACAAACAACGGATACATCTTAATACACCCGGATTTGAGGCCTGTT tttcaacaaatattaaaacCGAGTTACAATAGCGTCGACATGATAGAAGTTGAATTGTTTGATGACGAAAGAAGCCCTAGGAACTTCAGCAAGGAATTGACAGCG CTCCGTAAAGAAATAATTGATCAGAAAACTGGaaacaaaatagtaaatataaaatatcatatggAAGACATG AAAAGAGTATCGCGCGGAAAAAGACACTATTTTTGGACTGGTATAAGTGATTCGCCGTTTACTCTTGTTGTATCCATTCCCGAAAACTATGGCCGTCATCGTATAACGCCTCCACCTACTGATGATATCCATCGAATAACTTTAACGTCTAAAAATATATCCGCACGCCAATATCTCTCGGATAAATGGAGCATTCATCCCGATTG GCTATATTGCCGTCACTACGAGCGGACATTTTCATCACCTGAGGAAGAGTTGCTATACTTCTTGGAGAGGGTTGCGAAACCTGGTTGGCGCTGGCCAGCAAAACCGCGACCACCTGAACATCACAAGAATAAAGGACACGAAAGGCACGGTGAAG GTACAGAAGCGAGAGAACGAAATAAATCGCCAAATATTGCTCAACGAAATGAGTACTATT gcGATCATGGACTAATGCAAGCTCTGGTGTATGACGCCAGAAACACAGCGTGGTTTAACAAGAGCATATCGGATTCCGCATCGGATGACAAGGC GGCGGAATTTATACAACGTTTTGGCTACATAGTTGCTTTCCTCGCAACTCATAGCGGTTTAACACGTTGGCAAACTCATCCTCCGAAGGACCGCGACGACAA ACCCGAGTTTGGTAAGCAGTGGCCTCGCGCAATAGACGAGGTGTGGTACCGTCGAGCCGTAGAGCAGCACTATGTGGATCCCCTTAGTTTCGTGTACAGCGTGGACTTAAGTACGGAGAAGTTCCCTCTGAACGTCAGCTCGGCTATGGTGACGGCCGCACACGCCGTGTTTCATGGCGATGGGCATAAGAAAACGCCAGCAGCCGTTGTGGGTTTTCAATTTAAGCATGAGCGTTTGAGCGAGTGGTTTGAAAATATTACATCATCG TGCGAACATAACAAGGAGTGTGTAACTTGTTTGTCAGATAACTGGGACTGTTTCTTAGTAGACAGTAATGGATGGATTGTTGTTAGTAAAGACACCAGTCAGACTGGACAATTTTTTGGAAAG gtAAGACCTGATATTATGATGAAGCTGGTAGAAGATGAAATATTTAAGCCGATCCACATTATCGACTATCAAGCAGTTTGTTTTAGAGAGAAAAAAGTCACAAATCCAGCAAACAGTTTGTTGACG CCCCTGGAAAACTTACGTCTTATAATGGCATGGTTTCTTGCTACCACAGTGTGGATTTACAACTCTATAGGTGTAGGGTTAGCGCAAGCGTCGAGTTATTCTTTCGACTatg AGTTTCTTACACCCACTG tcgCCTATCAAAATTACGAGAATGACGAAGATACAGATGATCCATCAATGTCGAAACCACCGACACGTATGCTGGAGAGAGATTTCGAGAAGCTCGTCCTTATAAACCGGACACGCCCAACACCTTGCGATAGGGAAATGTATCTCTACCAAATGGATTACAAAAATTTGGACGAGAAACTAAATAAGCCAGTGCACGAGTGCGATAGGCCATTCTACGCACAGCTGGTAAACTACACGAACATGCTACTAGTGGTCGTCGATGCGATGTGCGCAAAGGTCGAAGTGCCCATATTTTCCATCGACGCGACTGAAGTCCAGTACAATGAGTCGCTGCCCTGTTTGAAACACATGCACCCGTTCTACAGGAAACAACCTAATTCCTGCATACGAAATCATACAGAA GAAAGCAACATCGACATGTGCGGACGCGGCagtttacaacaaaaaaacattCTATGGATACCTTTAggcattattttattcattcagtattactaa
- the LOC123670083 gene encoding peptide chain release factor 1 — protein sequence MSLSRLTFLRSFCKFDNFKLLRRYSTQIAINLSDPAIQTYLKHLIIEHDNLHTKPRKSVEETKRLHEIKPIVNVLEQRIALFDSIESLKELNKRDGKDEEIKKMIKEEAQIYLSRIKEVDVDLQSILLEPNLSEGGVMIEVTAGAGGQEAMLFAKELFDLYHEYSKYKNWQVDIASFEKSDIGGIRKGSLLVQGYGVPELMKIEAGVHRVQRIPVTEKGGRIHTSTVSVAVLPLATEVEIDIPDKDLSIETKRASGAGGQHVNTTDSAVRITHIPTGTVVECQEGRSQIKNRQIALQKLRSLLLQKQEEEQSSKINKERKSQIGSSNRNEKIRTYNYPQDRVTEHREGGGTTHSLKTFMEGGEQLETLQESLLRHQRYQAVMAEISDFIARYKAETSS from the exons atgtcatTATCAAGATTAACGTTTTTGCGATCATTCTGCAAGTTTGATAATTTTAAGTTGCTACGACGATATTCAACACAGATTGCTATAAATTTGTCCGACCCGGCaatacaaacatatttaaaacatttgatAATCGAACACGATAACTTGCATACCAAACCACGTAAAAGCGTTGAAGAAACAAAACGTCTGCATGAAATAAAGCCTATAGTGAATGTTTTGGAGCAAAGAATTGCTCTTTTCGACAGTATAGAATCGCTCAAAGAGCTTAACAAACGAGACGGTAAAGATGAGGAAATAAAAAAGATGATCAAAGAAGAAGCTCAGATATACTTATCGAGAATAAAAGAGGTTGATGTCGATCTGCAGTCTATACTTTTAGAGCCTAATTTAAGCGAGGGGGGTGTCATGATTGAGGTTACAGCAGGTGCTGGTGGGCAAGAAGCAATGCTTTTCGCGAAAGAACTATTCGACTTATATCACGAATATTCTAAGTATAAAAATTGGCAAGTCGACATAGCATCGTTTGAGAAGTCTGACATTGGTGGTATCAGGAAAGGTTCTTTATTGGTTCAAGGGTATGGAGTTCCAGAATTAATGAAAATAGAAGCGGGCGTGCATCGTGTCCAAAGAATACCTGTAACAGAGAAAGGCGGCCGTATACACACAAGCACAGTGTCTGTGGCAGTGTTACCTTTAGCTACAGAAGTTGAAATTGATATTCCCGATAAAGATTTAAGTATAGAGACTAAGAGAGCTAGTGGTGCAGGGGGGCAACATGTGAATACCACGGACAGTGCTGTCCGTATAACCCATATTCCTACCGGTACAGTAGTTGAATGTCAAGAAGGTCGATCGCAAATTAAAAACAGACAAATTGCCTTACAAAAGTTAAGATCATTGTTACTTCAGAAGCAAGAAGAAGAACAATCGTCAAAGATCAACAAGGAAAGAAAATCACAG attggTTCCAGTAATAGAAATGAGAAAATAAGAACATACAACTATCCCCAAGATAGAGTAACAGAACATAGAGAGGGTGGTGGTACCACTCATAGCTTGAAGACCTTTATGGAGGGTGGCGAACAACTTGAAACATTACAGGAGTCTCTGCTGCGACATCAACGGTATCAGGCTGTAATGGCTGAGATAAGTGATTTCATTGCTAGATATAAAGCAGAAACTAGtagttaa